Genomic window (Saccharomyces eubayanus strain FM1318 chromosome XVI, whole genome shotgun sequence):
CCCGAAGACAAAGGTCGAGTAATCATCGACAATAAATCACTAGAGATTCTAAATAATACTACACTGACGTACACAAATGAGTTGATTGGCTCGTCATTCAAAATCGTCAACGGTAGACTAAAAAGCAGTTGTGGCTGTGGAAGTAGTTTTGATATCGAAGACTAGAAAGTAATATATCCATCCTTGTATATAACATGCCCAAGAGGTATTAAAGCATATTTCATCCAGCTTCTctaattatttatttaagGTTTGCAAAACATTCTAagctgaaaattttgaggTATCTGGATATCATGTATTTAAATTACGTATCCAAAATTCCTTCACAATTTATAAAAATCCATTAGTTCAACTATATGTTCAACCTTGTTGTCATTTCTTAACGTTTTCATACGCGAACTACCTTCCATCTCATATATCCAGTACTGATAGTTCTCTTCATTGTACATCTCAACCAGTTCATGCTCCCTTATGAATTGTTCTGAATCATCATCATAACGAGTAGTGAATGGATTATCTTGGCTTTTGTCCTCCTCACCTYCTCTTGCAATGGAAAATTCCTTGGTAACGCACCAAGTCAAGTACGTGTAGAACCTACTCATTAATAAATCGTTGTATCCACCTCCTCCAAGTAGAAACATGTGCGCTTGCGGATACGATTTCATTATATTTACGATTGTCTGAGAAAGACCTCGTATCGTTAGTTGCCATTCATTGAATTTATCACCTAAAAGCCCATCACCGCCACATTCAATTATTATTACCTTAGGATCATGCCTTTCTATTAGAGGATGTATGATTTTGGATGCGACCAAGTTCAAATAACTGTCATCGCAACCATGCTTCAATGGAATGTTAACAGTATTCTTACCGTTTAGTgaatcattcaaagaaCCAGTTCCAGGAAAAAATCCAGGCTCGTAAAGATGTACAGAAATTGTCtgtatttgttttgaatattgaAAAGCCTTTTCTACGCCATCCCCATGATGTAGATCGAAATCAAGATATGTGATTTTGCTCAATTTCAGTTTCCTCAACCGTTGAATTAGCAATACCACGTCATTTATATAACAAAATCCGTTTGCTTTCTGTTTAAAGGCATGGTGTCTTCCACCATCCCAATTTATACCAATAAGGCGTTCTGTGAGCGAGAGATGATCCAGCAAATTTAAAGTGGCTCCTGTTATGACCTGGCAGTACATGGGAAGGTAAGAGAAAATTGGGCAATCACCCTCCAGGTTGTactctcttttttcaagctcGAGGAAATAATGGTCTTTTGTGCTCCCTTCTTCATCTGAATCCATCTCATTAAAACTAATgtcgtcttcgtcgtcattAAAAGCTTTTAACTGACTCTTGTAATAACCATAGAGATCATCTCTTGAAGTGAACCTCTGAAACCCTTCTACTAAGTTCCGATTGACTTTTTCCTTCCAATTCGTTGTCAATTCAACCAACTCACACCATTTAGACTCCACTACGGGATCGTCGATATCTTGAGGCAATATTCTATTGAGTTTCTCATTAATTAATAAATTGATATACGCTTTGGAATGGAACTCAAGTAgttcattctttttaaCGTATGGGAATGTTAATACTTCATCAAAGTGTGGAAGAAGACTATACGCGTTTAATAGCGAATGTGTCAGTTGCGATTTTTGGCGGTTGTTGCATGGTAGTAAGTCTGCTACTTGGGACTGAAAGACTGATGTTGATATGACCAGTTTTGACATAGTGTTGTACAACGTTGATGTGAGTTTGCCAACAAATAATCATGTTAGTTTGTTTTCCCTGTtattcttctcttttttaagtttttttatgatttttaTGATTTACTTTGAACAGCAGTACTAAGGATATTTATTAATATAGCTAAAATTGAAACGGTTAGCTAAAGAAATCTTGATATTATGTAAGTTAACTATCTACTTCTAATTCAATTCCTTGCCGGCCCAAGTTGGCAGAACGAAGGAAGCTTCATGAATTCTCTTATTATAGTATCTGTataattcttcttccttctcaTCGGAGATTTCACGTAGTGGTTTCTTAACATTGCAAGTCTTGTCCTTGGAACAAACCATGAAGCCAATAGTACCAGTTGGGTAAGTTGGAATAGTAACGAAAGAATATTCAGCAACTGGGAAAACTTCTGAACAagcttttttcaagtcctTAATAATTGGCAGGTGGATCCACATACTCTCAGCTTGAGTGGTAATCACACCCTTTTCTGTCAAAGCACTGTTCAATAGTTCGAAGTATTCCTTTTGGAACAAGCTTTCAGCTGGACCTTCTGGATCAGAGGAATCGGTGATGATTACATCAAAAGTATTTTGATAGTCCCtcaaaaattggaaacCATCTCCGATGTGTGTCTTAACTTTTGGGTGAGAGTAAGAAGCAGCCATTTCTGGTAGGTATTCCTTTGATAATCTGATAACAGCCTCGTCAATGTCACACAACCAAGCTTCCTCGACAGATTCGTGCTTGACAACTTCCCTCAAGACACCACCGTCACCACCACCGATAACAAGAACCTTCTTAGGGTTTGGATGGGAGTTCAACGCAAGATGGGCAATCATCTCTTGGTAGGCAAATTCATCACGCTCGGTGGCTTGGATGACATTGTCTAAAACTAAAACATTACCGTAAGTAGTGGACTTGAAGATCAAAACGTCTTGATACTTGGACTTTTCATGGTGTAGcactttttcaactttcaAGGTCATAGCTTGACCTGGCCACATGGTATCAGAGATTTCTCTGAACCAGCCGTCTACAATAGTTGGGTGTGTAATTTCTTGTGCCATTATGGTTTCTCGTCTAGCGATCGGTATATAATTCTCAAGTATATTACTGTATTGAGTGTCAAAACGCTAAGCTATAAACCCATTTTAACATCTGAGTTGATTGTACTTCCATGCCAATAACATTTttgcagaaaaaaatcgaaatgtgaaaattttttttctcaagcCAAGAAAGGAGGAATATCCAAAACGAAAGAGGTGCAGGATGTTAAAATAGGGAACATCATTATGTATTGCCCTCTTCTTGTGTTCTTGAGCAGGTATATGGTGCTTAAATTAGGAGTGTGCTTCTTGCGAAATCTTGCAACAGTTTTTTCGTCAAAACGCAATTGTTCCAAcaattgatttttcagaaaTCAAATGAGTGTTACCTATTTGAGAACAAAACTTgcatttgaaaagaacaactaGTATTCTAAAGAGCAAACGCCCAAATAGAACCAAGGGGAGGAAAAAGTAAACGACAACAGGACTTTTTTGTGAAATGGTCGAAGCAGACTCCTATATGGAGACTTTGAACTCCATGATTGAATTATTTAAAGATTATAAGCCCGGGTCCATAACCTTGGAAAACATTACGAGACTTTGTCAGACCTTGGGCCTAGAGTCCTTCACTGAGGAATTGAGCAACGAACTTTCAAGGTTATCCACTGCATCCAAAATCATTGTGATTGACGTAGATTACAATAAGAAACAAGACAGAATACAAGACGTCAAATTAGTGCTAGCTTCTAATTTTGATAACTTCGATTATTTCAACGTAAAAGACGgcgaacaagaaagaagcaatattcttttaaatTCCTTAACCAAGTACCCCGATTTGAAGGCTTTCCAtaataatttgaaattcttaTATCTTTTAGATGCATATTCCCATATCGAATCAGATTCAAGCTCTCATAATAACACTTCTTCTGACAAAAGCTTAGATTCCAGTAACACATCTCTTAATAATCAAGGAAAGCTGGACCTGTTTAAATATTTTACTGAACTATCACACTACATTCGacaatattttcaagacaactctttgaatttcaaagtcAGAACCAACTTAAATGACAAATTTGGAATATACATCTCAACTCAGGACGAGAATAACCAGGAGGTACCTTTAGTTAAGATCTACCtagatgaaaacaaaagcgATTCACAGTACCGATTctatgaatatatatactcaCAAGAGACTAAATCCTGGATAAATGAATCTGCCGAGAATTTCTCTAACGGCATTTCCTTAGTCATGGAAATAACAGCAAACACAAATAAAGATGATTTTACAGAGTTCATCTGGTTTCCTGAAGATTTTATACCATCAGAATTGGTTATAGATAAGCTTTCGAATTTGTCgaattttccttcttcacCTTCGACGCCGCCTATTattgatttattttctaGCAACAACTATAACAGTAAGATACATTTGATGAATGATTTTACCACGAAACTGATCAATATTACAAAATTCGACATAAGCAACGATAATCTGGATCTAATATCTGAAATATTGAAGTGGATACAATGGTCAAGGATAGTTCTTCAGAAAGTTTTCAAACTAGTTTCCACGCCCAATTCAAATTTAAATTCGCCAAAATTTGAACCGGACCAAACAGCTTCATTCCCCAAATTAACTAAAGATATAAATTCCTTGACGAGTAACGCCGACCCGGCGCCAAGAACTAATCGGCATGGAAGTGTGGTAGAAGCGTCCAGAAGAAGGCGTTCTTCGGCGAACAAGGGCAAGCGTCCTAGCATAACCGAGGCGATGatgttgaaagaagaaggccTTCAGCAATTTAATTTGCACGAAATTTTATCTGAGCCCGTTattgaggaagaaaaagatgaagaagatacCAAGGAGCAACCTGTAGTGGCAGATAGTACGAATGACCTCGGATTTAATCGCACCATTTCTAACCAAGCAAATACAGAGACTAGTATTGTTATGGAAAGCCAAAGTGTACCACCAGATGTTAATAACGGCATTCCGGGATACAGAATTGCTGGAACAGAGGATGACATAGAAATGAAGGACGTTAGCGATAATGCCAATGAGAATGACTCAACAGTCTTACAGTTGATCGTAAGTGAGGACCAGGTAATTCTGGACACTATTTCTGAATGTAACCTGTACGATGACATAGAAAGCTGGAGAACCTTTATCAATCAGTTCCAAGATATTGTTAGTTGATATATGCGATTTACTAATCATCATGTGCCTGAATTTTATAGGCATTTGCAgtaaaaaaccaaaatagATGTATATTATTCACTGGAATATGTACTcaataatagaaaaacaGATTTTTGTCGCTTTTATTTGACCGAATTTACTTAGCACTGTTATCTTAGAAACATTATATCGAGAAAGGCTAAGGAAAGGTCATCCCAACTGTTGGTACAACGCAAGTTGTTAGCAACCGTTTGCCTTCATCTTGGGTTATAAAAGTTGATTGCACTGGCACGAATTTCCAAGATGTAAAAGAGCATAGGGCAGGAATTGCCTGCAAATTGAGCGAGGGTTGCTTTTTGTGTCATAGCTACATATAATAACTCACCTCATTTTCTATACCTTATTGCATAACAACCTCTTTGTGGAAATCTTAAAAAGCCCGTTGATCTAAACACTGGTTATTCCTTTTCTCATACGTCTTCACCAATTGTACCTCTGCATTCGGCGGTGAGGCATATAATACATATTATCACTATTACTACAAGTATTAAATCGTTTTATCGTAGTTTGAGCAAAACTATACCTAATTTGCGCCTGATGAAAACTAGAGCatggtttcttttccatttgacttcaaattcttcactAAATCCAttggataaaaaaatttgtaagataactttttcttcgtcattGTTAATTATTGCGTCATCAACAACCATAAACAATCGTTTTTAGTAGCTTTATTTCACCTCCATGACGATTTTAGCCAAAAATCATGTCAACGCTAAATGTTTTTCTTAGTGGCGCGGACAAAACCATCGTGATATAAATAGAAGGACCCTACAAGCCTCATCTTTCTTAATGGTATAACATCATTCTTGAAAGATCTGTGACTTTATGATGAAAAGTATTGGAGAAGGCAGTGCTAAAGTCACTATCACAGAGAAGGATGAAGCTCCTCCACCACTAGCGATCAGACTTACCACCAAAGCAATGAgattgatatttttggtGAAAATGCTCGAACACTCATTTGTACCAGATGcaatattttttacttttgtATTTGAACATCCTGAGAAATATATTGTGGCATATTCTGCCATTGTTTCTGCTTGGGgtttttttagtttggATGGAAAAAGGGTATAGatacaagaagaacataCAACCGTCAAGATGCACGAGAATTAGGTGCTCTCGTTGtgatacaaaaaagaaacatcCCAAGTGGTCTAAGTATAAATTTTGCTTgcagtttttcttgttatatGTTTCTTTAGCCTCatttaatatattcattCAATGGCAACCTATAGGAGATGAGATATTTCATAAAGAAGAGCTTGGACGGGTCCCACTATACCCATTTCTCTTTGGTGCCGCACTGATCCATTTATTAACGTTCCATCTATTTAAGGAGTACTATCTGCATAATGGACCTCTTGAAACGAATGATGGTGGTGTTCCCGGTGAAAAGAGGGCAGCAACCAAGAAATATTAAATTTGGTTCCAAGCCAACTTTATAGAAGCATTGTTCGTAAAATATACttcatttgaattttaaGTAGAAACATTTTGTCAGAGATTTGAACAGATTATTCCCCGTTTCATTTGGGTGACACTGCTGATTTCTTTTGCATTATACGGAAAATAGGTCTTTGTAGAATAAAGTCTGCAAGTATGCCGCTAATTTATTTGAGATATACATCATTTTGGAGCTTATCTGCACCAATCACTATTTCTACTCTCTCTgactttcttgttgtttaaTGAAGTAGAAGCaattaaaaatatgtaATGTTTCAGCCTTCGCACTTAAGAACAAATAAAACAGGCTAGCGAACCGAAATTATTGTCCACTCAACGAATCAAATAAAACACGTACGATGAGGTGGGGTTGCGAACCCTCCATGACCAAAGAAGTTATTGTTGTGATAGTAGTCATTAACAGGTAACCCGTCGTGACCATCAGATAATGTCATTGACACAgaatttatatatactgACATTTATGTAGTAACCAGGTTTGGTAATTGGTGAAGATAGAGTTAAAAAGACATTCATTGGAAAACAACTTTTAATCAACATATAAGATAAAGAGTTATACCAGATGCCTCTGTTCGAACATGACTCTACTATCGCCCACccattactattatatacggtgttaaaagatgacataaatttCAAGACTAGTAAAAGAAGATTCACACTGTcatcgaaattaatggatGCTGAAGCGCAAGCATTGGTGTTGTAATAGAATCAATGAATGGtaacatataaaaaagacaaacagaatcatttatcATATGATGCAAATTTGCAGATTCCTTTTTATGGATTCTTAATTCCACGAGGAGAATTCTAAgtatatctatatacgtaatattTGAcactaaaaaataatggaatcccaaagtGTTGGAATAGGTGACTACGAATGTACACTTATTCGTATAAATTGGAGTAAGTaaactcaaaaacaatttatATATCCATTAGTACACAATATGGGAAAAGAATGTAAGCGAATAAACAATTTGGTGATTGTCgaaaataaattaaaaatctattaattgataTTTAAGGAGACGAGTTATATCAGATACATCACAAAATAACTCTGGATTATATCTGAACCATTGGATTtcatataaccaatcagcgtgtgttttatatacctYtcttatataataataagaaagaactgcttattcttaattattacaacttactaaactaactaattatcaacaataaCACACATTACTTTAAGTACGTCGACATCAAAGATCTGCTCATTTGTAATTTGTATAGGAATTTAAATAACTTATCAACTCATTATTCCGGAATATTTCAGGCACTATGGCCGAGTGGTTAAGGCGACAGACTTGAAATCTGTTGGGCTCTGCCCGCGCTGGTTCAAATCCTGCTGGTGtcgttattttttaaagagttTTTTTAGCATAAGTGTTGGCTATATACTTTTCGATTAGTCTTTTATTGAGAACAAAAGGACACAGCGAATGAACGCACAATTAGAATTTGCAGTATAACTATGGTCCTTAGTATAATGATCATTTCATAGCATACGGTACTCTGCGAGAGACTTCCAGCGCATTCTCGATCAAAACCAACCGACACATCATCACGACGTATTATAAAGGTTTCGCCTTTCCTCAACTTTATCTTTGTTAACGCTTGTGTTACATTATTTTGTATTACACTTGAACCCAGTCATGTGATAGTCATGTGATGAAAGATTTACGATTACCCTCTGATTGTGGTTTTTTTGCCCTTCCGTTAATTTTGGCTACGAAACTTTTCTTAGCTTGAGAGCGCTTCAACAATGAATATAGTAAACTATTCAAGTGCAGAGTAATAAGGATTAGTAGCATCCACCTGGCATCGGTAGATAATCAGGAACTGTAATTGactgtttttttctacttcaTTCATTCATTGCGTGGAAAACCCGCCCATTCCAACATGTCTCAGAGAAAACTACAACAGGATATTGATaagcttttgaagaaagtgaaAGAAGGTGTTGAAGATTTCGACGACatatatgaaaaatttcaatctACAGACCCCTCAAACTCATCGCATAGAGAAAAGCTAGAATCAGACctgaaaagagagataaaaaaactacaaaaacaTAGGGaccaaataaaaacatgGCTAAGCAAAGAGGACGTAAAGGATAAGCAGAACGTGCTGATGACAAATAGAAGGCTCATCGAAAATGGCATGGAAAGATTCAAGTCCGTGGagaaattgatgaaaacgaaacaattttccaaagaagccTTGACGAATCCAGATATAATCAAGGATCCTAAAGAACTTAAAAAGAGAGACCAAGTTGTGTTCATTCATGAGTGTTTAGACGAGCTACAAAAGCAACTAGAGCAGTTCGAGGCTCACGAGAATGAGGAACAGACAGAAAGACACGAATTTCATATCGCcaatttagaaaatatcttgaagaaacttcaaaataatgaaatggAGCCAGAACCTGTGCAAGAATTCCAAGACGATATTAAATACtatgttgaaaataacgATGATCCGGATTTCATCGAGTATGATACAATTTACGAAGACATGGGTTGCGAAATCCAACCTTCATTAGTTAATAATAGTGAGGCTCCTAAAGAAGCTCCCAAAGAAGCAAACAATCAATCTTCTGTATCCAGTATTcgttcaacaaaaaaacaagagcGTTCtcccaagaaaaaagtcCCACTAAAGCAGACTTCCACGCTGGATACGGTGGAAAATTCATCGGCACAAGCTGCTGAATCGGTTTCTCAATCGGCGTCTCCTTCTCCTACGCCTGTATCAATCGACACGCCATTGAATACAGTCAAAGATGATACAATGAAGCTGGATGATTCCTTCCACAGTCCACCAGCTACCAATGTATCcatgaaaaagaaagaatccGAAAACGATTCTGAGGAACAATTGAGTTTTCCGCAAGATAGAACGgaagaaatccaaaaaattattcaaaacgATATAGAAACGAACCCAGCCTTTCAAAATCCGTTATTTAGCGACGAATTAAAATACTGGTTAGACTCGAAAAAGTACCTGATGCAACCTCTTCAAGAAATGTCGCCAAAAATGGTATCACAACTAGAATCCTCTCTTTTAAATTGTCCTGATTCATTAGATGCTGATTCGCCATGTCTTTATACAAAACCGTTATCTTTACCTCATCCAACGTCAATATTTTTCCCCAGTGAGCCAATCCGATTTGTCTATCCCTATGATGTGCCCTTAAATTTAACAAATAGCGAAAACGACACAACCGATAAGTTCGATAAGGACGGTAAAATAAAATCGAAAAAGCATGACGATATCTATTCTAGAACTTCTTTAGCAAGAATATTCATGAAATTCGACCTTGatactttgtttttcataTTCTATCATTACCAAGGTTCCTATGAACAATTTTTAGCCGCTAGAGAGCTTTacaaaaatagaaactGGTTATTTAACAGAGTCGACCGTTGTTGGTACTATAAAGAGATCGAAAAATTGCCACCAGGAATGGGCaaatctgaagaagaatcttGGAGATATTTCGATTATAAAAAGAGTTGGTTAGCGAGACGCTGCGGAAATGATTTTGTAtataatgaagatgattttgaaaagctgTAAAAAGgattattttttagttATTTAAAACCTATCATACTAACTAAGTAAATATAGTATCTAAAAAATCCATTCTGTAGTCTTACCTTTGGTCGAGAAATTGTTCTCTAGCCCAATATAGACCCCTCACGTGATTagtttattattcttcCTAGTCTATAACTCCTTTTCCAGAAACTGTTTCGAGAAATACGTGatttgtttgaaattgtGTTCGAAATCTTGAATGTCCCCATACCAAGGATCTTCTATAATAGTTTGAACGGTACCATCATTAGTGTTCCAGTCACCGAAGAGACATATTTTAGCTTTAGAATCCTTTggttgtatttttttcagatttcTGATGTTAGATTCATCCATACCAATTATGTAGTCAAATTCATCGAAACATTTGGTCTTTATTTGCTTACCCCTGTGGTTGATCTTAACACCATGTTGCTTACAAATAGATACTGTACGAWGATCAGGGGTTTCTCCTGCGTGGTAATTAGAAGTGCCGAAGGAATCGATCTTATCAAAACGATTTTCTAGATTGGCTTCTTCCACTTCATGTTTGAAAATAGCTTCAGCCATTGGCGATCTACAAAAGTTACCCAAACATATAAACGCaactgaaatttttggttCTCCAactgtcatttttttcgtccACTTACTTCTCAGTTATTTATCTCTTATAATAGTATAATAGAAAGTCCTGATACTCCATAAGTATGCCCGCTGGAACCTGGCTTTGTATAAATTAAATGATACGATTTGCTCGAAGAGTTTGATACTCAAACTCGGCCTGCTTTGGCAcaaaggagaaaaagaaactaagaGACCATAGGGGTCAGGTTTTTTCATCAAGTGCAATATAAAAGAAtcaggaaagaaaaaaagaagattatGAATATTTGTAGTATCGTTAAAAGTGGGgaactatttttttttctttgactgttttataaaaaaagcTGTATTTAGTTTGTATAGAGTTTTGTGTTTCATTGTTgacaaaaaatatcatacTAAACCTGATGATTCATGATCAGATGTTTAGAAAGCTTTCTTCAAAGGAGAAACGAGCTTGTCACCCTTATAGAATGCAACAGTCTTTTGAGCTCTTTCAGCAACACCTTCTGGGGTGAAACCGAAGTACTTGAAGACCTCTGGTGCCTTACCGGAAGCACCGAATCTATCAATACCGAAAGATTGGTGAGCGTATTTGCCCCAACATGTGGTAGCTAGGACTTCAACGGACATGATTGGAACGTTGTCTGGCAAGACGGATAGTCTGTATTCTAGAGATTGTTTGTCGAAAGTGAAGAAGTCTGGTAGAGAGACAACACGGGCCTTGACGTTACTAGCGGCCAAAGTTTTGGCAGCTTCAACACTCAATGAGACTTCGGAACCAGTGGCGACCAAAATAATATCTGGGTTAGCGACATCTTGTAGTACGTAACCACCCTTGGCGGCCTTTTCGATGGAACTACCTTCCAATTGTGGTAAGTTTTGTCTGGACAAAGCAATGATACTTGGAGTGTGCTTAGATTCTAAAGAGTTCTTGTAGGCGGCGGAAACTTCGTTACCGTCAGCTGGTCTCCAAACTTGAATGTTTGGAAGGGATCTGAAGTGTGCCAAAGTTTCGATAGGTTGATGTGTTGGACCATCTTCACCGACACCAATGGAGTCATGTGTAGCGACCCAGATGACTGGGTGACCGGATAGGGCAGACAGTCTAACGGCACCGGCGGCGTAGGAAACAAAGTTCAAGAAAGTACCACCGTATGGCTTGTAGTTGGCACCGAAGGCGGAGATACCATTCATGATGGCACCCATAGCGTGTTCTCTGATACCGTATCTGATGTATCTACCGGAGTAGTCACCTAGACCGGAAGAAGGTGGCTGGAAATCTAGCGCTTCCTTCCATCTGGTCAAGTTAGAAGGTGTCAAATCGGCAGAACCACCGATCAATTCTGGCAAATTGTTGTAAACGTCTTCAAGAACAATTTCCGACAGTTTTCTGGTGGCGACAGCGGAGTCCTTGGTGGTGTAGGTTGGTAGTTTAGATTCCCAGTTGGCAGGTAGTTGACCGCTCAATCTTCTGGCCAATTCGGCACCTAATTCTGggtatttcttttggtaCTCGCTGAACAGCTTATCCCATTTGTTGTTTGCTTCGACACCTGGTTTTAGGATGGTCTTTTGGTAGTGGTCGTAAACTTCTTGTGGGACAACAAAGGACTTGTCTGGGTTGAAACCGAACTTGGTCTTTAGTTGTTTAACGTCATCTGGTTGCAATGGAGAACCGTGAACGGAGTGGGAGCCGGCGTGCAAGGAGCCGTACCCGATGGTGGTGGTCATCTTGATTAAAGTTGGCTTTTCCTTGGATAGCTTAGCTTGGGCAATGGCCTTGGCAATACCGGCTAGATCCTCGTTACCGTTTTCAACGTACAAAACTTCCCAGCCGTAGGCTTCGTATCTCTTTGCGACGTCTTCGTCGAAGGAGATGCTGGTGGCACCATCGATGGTGATCTTGTTGTCGTCGTAGAGGGCAATCAAGTTACCCAATTTCAAATGACCAGCCAAAGAAGAGGCCTCGGAAGAGATACCTTCTTGCAAACAACCGTCACCTAGGAAAGCGTAGGTGTAGTTGTCGGACAAAGTGAACTCTGGCTTGTTGTAAGTAGCAGCCAAGTTAGCTTGAGCCATGGCCATACCGACGGCGTTAGAGATACCTTGACCCAATGGGCCGGTGGTGACTTCAACACCAGGCAACTCGAATTCAGGATGACCTGGAGTTCTAGAGCCCAGTTGTCTGAATTgcttcaaatcttcaatgGACAAGTCGTAACCGGTCAAGTGTAGCATGGAGTACAACAGGGCAACGGCGTGACCGTTCGACAAGACAAATCTGTCTCTGTTGATCCAGTCTGGATTGGTGGGGTTCATACGCATTTGGCTCCACAACACGTGGGCAGCAGGAGCCATACCCAATGGAGCACCTGGGTGACCAGAGTTGGCCTTGGAGACAGTGTCCACAGCCAAAATTCTGATGGTGGAGACAGCTAGTTTATCGATGTCAGTGAATTGAGTCATTCTGTGTGCTGAAGAGGTAAGTATATAGAGCGGCGTGAGATGAGCTTACTTCTCTGTCGTACTTCAGTTAGATCTAAAagctaaatataaaaaaaagaaagagtgTGTGAATgaatgaacaagaagaatgatgagaacaagaaaattaattaattaaGAAGCCGTGATCAAGTATGTAACTAAAAGATAAGGGGGAAGTATGTACGTAACCAAAAAGATCGGGAAACtgtttatatatgaatCACGCATCTCTATCAGTCTACGTTCGTACCTTTTTTGGCTTTTcgagaaaatttttcatttctcGAAGCTCTTCAGAGATCGCGAGCGGAACGGAAAACGCCGCCGGTCTTCccgaaagaaaaaaaaacgaaagaGAGATAATAGCGGTGGGAAAACGGAAATCCCGGCGGGTACCCGGCGCGGGGATATAGTGCACGTGCTTTTAGGCCCGCTGGCAGGCCGGGTAACGAGCGCTGCTCTGATAATCTGATCTCGAGCATCATGCTAACACAGTGGGGGGACTTTACTTTAGCTCCGCCCATAGAGAAAGAGAGGACTGGTGCGTGAAAAATGGCTCAGT
Coding sequences:
- the TKL1 gene encoding transketolase TKL1, producing the protein MTQFTDIDKLAVSTIRILAVDTVSKANSGHPGAPLGMAPAAHVLWSQMRMNPTNPDWINRDRFVLSNGHAVALLYSMLHLTGYDLSIEDLKQFRQLGSRTPGHPEFELPGVEVTTGPLGQGISNAVGMAMAQANLAATYNKPEFTLSDNYTYAFLGDGCLQEGISSEASSLAGHLKLGNLIALYDDNKITIDGATSISFDEDVAKRYEAYGWEVLYVENGNEDLAGIAKAIAQAKLSKEKPTLIKMTTTIGYGSLHAGSHSVHGSPLQPDDVKQLKTKFGFNPDKSFVVPQEVYDHYQKTILKPGVEANNKWDKLFSEYQKKYPELGAELARRLSGQLPANWESKLPTYTTKDSAVATRKLSEIVLEDVYNNLPELIGGSADLTPSNLTRWKEALDFQPPSSGLGDYSGRYIRYGIREHAMGAIMNGISAFGANYKPYGGTFLNFVSYAAGAVRLSALSGHPVIWVATHDSIGVGEDGPTHQPIETLAHFRSLPNIQVWRPADGNEVSAAYKNSLESKHTPSIIALSRQNLPQLEGSSIEKAAKGGYVLQDVANPDIILVATGSEVSLSVEAAKTLAASNVKARVVSLPDFFTFDKQSLEYRLSVLPDNVPIMSVEVLATTCWGKYAHQSFGIDRFGASGKAPEVFKYFGFTPEGVAERAQKTVAFYKGDKLVSPLKKAF
- the LTP1 gene encoding tyrosine protein phosphatase LTP1, which codes for MTVGEPKISVAFICLGNFCRSPMAEAIFKHEVEEANLENRFDKIDSFGTSNYHAGETPDXRTVSICKQHGVKINHRGKQIKTKCFDEFDYIIGMDESNIRNLKKIQPKDSKAKICLFGDWNTNDGTVQTIIEDPWYGDIQDFEHNFKQITYFSKQFLEKEL